The following nucleotide sequence is from Streptomyces xiamenensis.
CACCAGGATTTCGTCAACGAGTCGTTCATCGGCAGCCGGTTCACCGGCCGTCTGGTGGGGGAGACCACGGTGGCCGGCCGGCCCGCGGTGCTGCCGACCATCACCGGCCGGGCCTGGGTGACCGGGATCGGCCAGTACATGCTGGATCCGACCGATCCCTACCCGGCCGGTTTCGAGTTCTGAGAGCGATGACGAACGTCGCGCGGCTCTCGGCCGCCGGGTTACGCTGGGCGCAGGTCGTTCCGATCGGCACCGCCACGCACCGCCACGCGTGCCTCCAGCAGCCGGTGACACCGCAGTGGACACCACTGTCGATGTCCCCCGCACGCGCGACGACCGTCGAATGCGATACTTCAGCACCGCATCGGCCGACGAGGACCGGTGGGGTGTGACATTCCAGTCGTGGGAGGGCGGCGCAGGATGAGTTCATTCATCATCGGCCCGGTGTCGGTGGGGGCCAGCCTGCGCGGCACGGTGGAGGACGCGGTGGCCGCGGCCATCGTCTCGGGCGAACTCCCCCCGGGGACCCTGGTCACCGCGCCGACGCTGGCCACCCGGTTCGGCATCTCCGCCACACCGGTCCGCGAGGCCCTGCTCAATTTGCAGGAGCGCGGCTTCGTCGACGTGGTGCGCAACAAGGGCTTCCGGGTCACCGAGGTCAGCGAGCAGGACCTGTGGGAGATCGTGCGGCTGCGCCAGATGCTGGAGGCGCCGCCGATGCGCGAGATCGCGCGGGTGCTGCAACCGGAGGCCGTCGCCGACCTGCGGGACAGGGCCCAGACCATCGTCGACGCGGCGGCGGCGGCCGATCTGCCGGCCTACCTCGCCGCCGACATGGCCTTCCACCTGCGGCTCCTCGAACTGCACGGCAACCACCGGCTGGTCGCGATGGTGAAGGATCTGCGGCAGCAGACGCGCATGGTGGGCCTGGCCGACATGATCGGTACCGCCGAGCTGGCCCGTTCGGCCGCCGAACACCACAGCCTGGTCGACCTGTTGGAGGCGCGTGACGGGCGGGGCGCGGAAACGCTGCTCACCGCTCACATCGGTCACGTGCTCGGGTGGTGGAACGGCCGCTCGGAGGACTGAGCCACTGCTGTGAAGGAGCCCGCCCGGCTCAGCCGGGCGGGCTTCGTGCTGCTCCGGGCCGGAATGTCGGCGCGGTAAATTCTCGCGCGAACTCTTCTCCAGAGAGGTGTCACATACTACTGTCCCTCTCGTGGTCGGGATCGCAGCGATCGTGACCGCTCCGTGGTCCCGGTTGTGGCCGCTCCGCCCGCCGGCCCACCGGACCCGCAGTGCATCTGCTCCCCGCTTCGCCTCATCGTCGCTGGCCCGCCGGCCCGTTCCCCGTCCCCTTCCCGGACGGCGCGGCTGCCCGCACCCGACCGGAAGGTAGGACCCCATGAAGAGAACCCCGTCTTCAGCGGCACTCGCTGGGCTGGTGGCCGGCGTACTCACCCTCACGGCCTGTTCAGGGGGCGGCACCTCGCCCACCGGCTCCGGCTCCGGCACCGGCGACGGGAACGCGGTCAGGGGCGGGACCGTCCAGGTCCTGCAGTCGACCGACTTCTCCTATCTCGACCCCGCCCGCGGCTGGGACGGCGGCGTCAACGCGCTGTACCGCCTGCTGTACCGCCAGCTGGTCACCAAGGCCCCCAACGACGCCGAGGACCCCAACGCCATGGTCCCCGACCTCGCCGAGAGCCTCGGCGAGGTCTCCGACGACGGCCTCACCTGGACCTACCGGCTCAAGGACGGCATCACGTTCGACACCGGCGCCCCGATCACCGCCCAAGACGTCAAGTTCGGCATCAGCCGCAGCTGGGACCCGGAGATAGGCATCGGCTCGCCGTACATGAAGCAGCTCATCGACGCCCCGGACGACTACGAGGGGCCCTACCGGTCGGGCGACCTGCCGACCATCGAGACTCCGGACGACCGCACCATCGTCTTCCATCTCAAGGCCCCCTTCCCCGAGTTCGACGCCGCGCTCTCCCAGCCGAGCGGCACCCCCTTCCCGGTCGGCACCGGCGCGGGCGACGAGTTCATCAACGACGTCGTCTCCTCCGGCCCCTACGACCTGGCGGAGTTCACCCCGGGCAGCCTCATCCAGCTCACCCGCAACCCGCACTGGGACGCGGGGACCGACCCGGTCCGCAAGGCCTACCCCGACGCGTGGCGCTTCACCATCGGCGTCGAGGGCGCCACCATCGACGAACGGCTCATCGCCGGCCAGGGCACCGACATCAACGCGATCGCCGGCAGCGTGCAGCCGGCCACCATCGCCCGCCTGCAGACACCGCAGCTCCGGGAGCGGATCCTCAAGGCGCCCTCGACCTGCCTCACCTACATGGGGCTCAACACGACGAAGGCTCCGCTGGACGACGTCCGGGTGCGCCAGGCCGTCAACTACGCGGTGGACAAGGGCTCGGTGCTCAACGCCACCGGCGGCAGCCAGTTCACGACGATCTCGCACAGCATCCTGCCGCACACCGTCTCCGGACACACCGACTACAACCCCTACCCCAGCGAGGACGACGCCGGTGACGTCGCCGAGGCCAAGCGGCTGCTCGCCGAAGCGGGTCTCCCCGACGGATTCACGATGACCGTGGACGTCCGCGCGCGCGACGTCGAGCAGCGCAAGGGCGAGGCCATCCAGCAGGCGCTCGGGCGGGCCGGCATCACGGTCGAGCTGAACGTGATCGACGCCGCGACCTACTACGAGACGATCGGCACCCCCTCGCAGCAGCACGACGCGGCGATCACCGGCTGGTGCCCGGACTGGGCGTCCAGCGCCTCCACCTTCCTGCCGCCCCTGTTCGACGGCCGGGACATCACCGACAAGGGCAACCAGAACCTCGCCCAGCTCGACGACGACGCCGTCAACGCCGAGATCGACCGGATCGGCGCGATGACCGACCTGACCGAGGCCAACGCGGCCTGGGGCGAACTCGACAAGACGATCATGACCCTGGCCCCCATCGTCCCGCTGAACGTCGACAACCGCATCTACCTGCCGGGCACCAACGTGGCCGGCGCGGTCGCGCCCAGCGGCGACCTCGACTACGGGATCATCGGTCTCAAGGACCCGGCGAAGGGCTGACATGACGCTCCCGTCAACCGGCCCGCGGCCGTCGGCGGTGTCCCCACCGGGCACCGCCGAGGCGGCCCCCGGCCCCCGCCGCGGCGTGACCCGTACCCTGCTGCGCGACCCGGTCGCCGCGGCCTGCCTCGGCTACATCGCCCTGATCGTCCTGATGGCGGTGTGCGCACCGCTCATCGTCCGGATCAGCGGATGGAACCCCTACGAGTTCGACCAGAGCGCCATCGACTCCGACCTCGGCGGCATCCCCGCCGGGTCCTGGGGCGGCATCTCCGGATCGCACTGGCTCGGCGTCGAACCCGGCAGCGGCCGGGACGTGTTCGCCCGGATCGTGTACGGCGCCCGCTCCTCCCTGGTCATCGCCCTGGGCGCGACCGTGCTCACCACGGCGCTCGGTGTCGTGTTCGGCCTGCTGGCCGGCTACTTCGGCGGCCGGACCGACATGCTGATCTCGCGGGTCATGGAGTTCCTGATGGCGTTCCCCGCGCTCATCTTCATGATCGCGGTGCTGTCCGCACTGCCCGCCGAGGACCGGCGGTACCTGCTGATCGTGGTCATCTCCGTCTTCGGCTGGCCCTATCTGGCCCGGATCGTGCGCGGACAGACCATGTCGCTCAAGGAACGCGAGTTCGTCGAGGCGGCCCGCGCCTCCGGCGCCTCCCGCACCACCATCGTGTTCACCGAGATCCTGCCCAACCTGCGTTCGACGATCCTGGTCATGGTGACCCTGGCGATACCCGGGTACATCGGCACCGAGGCCGGGCTGTCCTTCCTCGGCGTCGGACTGGCACCGCCCACCCCGTCCTGGGGCCAGATGATCGCGAGTTCGGTGAACTGGTACGCGGTGGTCCCCACGTACTTCCTGGTGCCGGGCGCCTTCCTGGCGCTGCTGGTGCTCTCCTTCATGGTCCTCGGCGACCGCCTGCGGACCGCCGTCGAGCCGGGGGGCCGCTCATGACCCGCTACGTCGTGCACCGCCTCCTGGGCATGGTGCTGGTGCTCTTCCTGGTCTGCCTGTTCACCTACATCATCTTCTTCGCCCTCTCGCCGGACCCGGCCGTACAGATCTGCGGCAAGAACTGCACCCCCGAGCGCATCGACCGGATCCGCGAGAACCTCGGCCTGACCGACCCGTTCCTCACCCAGTTCCTGCACTTCCTCCAAGGGCTGTTCGTGGGACGGGAGTACGGCAGCGGGCCGGCCACCGTCTTCTGCGAGGCGCCCTGCCTGGGCTACTCGTTCCAGACCTCGCAGTTCGTCACCGACATGATCGCGCAGCGGCTGCCGGTGACCGCCGTGGTCGCCCTCGGCGCGGCCGTGCTCTGGCTGCTCATGGGGGTGATCGGCGGGCTGCTCAGCGCGG
It contains:
- a CDS encoding GntR family transcriptional regulator, yielding MSSFIIGPVSVGASLRGTVEDAVAAAIVSGELPPGTLVTAPTLATRFGISATPVREALLNLQERGFVDVVRNKGFRVTEVSEQDLWEIVRLRQMLEAPPMREIARVLQPEAVADLRDRAQTIVDAAAAADLPAYLAADMAFHLRLLELHGNHRLVAMVKDLRQQTRMVGLADMIGTAELARSAAEHHSLVDLLEARDGRGAETLLTAHIGHVLGWWNGRSED
- a CDS encoding ABC transporter substrate-binding protein, with protein sequence MAGVLTLTACSGGGTSPTGSGSGTGDGNAVRGGTVQVLQSTDFSYLDPARGWDGGVNALYRLLYRQLVTKAPNDAEDPNAMVPDLAESLGEVSDDGLTWTYRLKDGITFDTGAPITAQDVKFGISRSWDPEIGIGSPYMKQLIDAPDDYEGPYRSGDLPTIETPDDRTIVFHLKAPFPEFDAALSQPSGTPFPVGTGAGDEFINDVVSSGPYDLAEFTPGSLIQLTRNPHWDAGTDPVRKAYPDAWRFTIGVEGATIDERLIAGQGTDINAIAGSVQPATIARLQTPQLRERILKAPSTCLTYMGLNTTKAPLDDVRVRQAVNYAVDKGSVLNATGGSQFTTISHSILPHTVSGHTDYNPYPSEDDAGDVAEAKRLLAEAGLPDGFTMTVDVRARDVEQRKGEAIQQALGRAGITVELNVIDAATYYETIGTPSQQHDAAITGWCPDWASSASTFLPPLFDGRDITDKGNQNLAQLDDDAVNAEIDRIGAMTDLTEANAAWGELDKTIMTLAPIVPLNVDNRIYLPGTNVAGAVAPSGDLDYGIIGLKDPAKG
- a CDS encoding ABC transporter permease; amino-acid sequence: MTLPSTGPRPSAVSPPGTAEAAPGPRRGVTRTLLRDPVAAACLGYIALIVLMAVCAPLIVRISGWNPYEFDQSAIDSDLGGIPAGSWGGISGSHWLGVEPGSGRDVFARIVYGARSSLVIALGATVLTTALGVVFGLLAGYFGGRTDMLISRVMEFLMAFPALIFMIAVLSALPAEDRRYLLIVVISVFGWPYLARIVRGQTMSLKEREFVEAARASGASRTTIVFTEILPNLRSTILVMVTLAIPGYIGTEAGLSFLGVGLAPPTPSWGQMIASSVNWYAVVPTYFLVPGAFLALLVLSFMVLGDRLRTAVEPGGRS